A single region of the Microlunatus panaciterrae genome encodes:
- a CDS encoding LacI family DNA-binding transcriptional regulator has protein sequence MQDVARLAGVSHQTVSRVLNNHPNVRPETRDRVRAAIAEMGYRRNSAARALVTSRSGTIGVLTHSSALYGPVLTLHSVEQAARAAGLFVSLASLRSDEDAVLSGALDHFLDQAVEGIIVIAPVPGVAQAAAALASRLPIVLVADSDQPDLHPVTVDQAYGARLATDHLLSLGHREVVHVSGLPSWFDAAARVRGWAQALADTGCAVPEPLVGDWTAESGAAIGAELARTDPPTAIFAANDLMALGLIRALTDAGLRVPEDVSVVGFDDSYGSGFFRPALTTVRQDFVELGRRCVERMLGLLGGDADDGRTVVRPDLVLRESTAAPRAARRP, from the coding sequence ATGCAGGACGTCGCGCGGCTGGCCGGCGTGTCGCACCAGACCGTGTCCAGGGTGCTGAACAACCACCCCAATGTGCGGCCCGAGACTCGTGACCGCGTCCGGGCTGCGATCGCCGAGATGGGCTACCGTCGCAACTCGGCCGCTCGTGCCCTGGTCACCAGTCGCAGCGGGACGATCGGCGTGCTGACCCACAGCTCGGCCCTGTACGGGCCGGTGCTCACCCTCCACTCGGTGGAGCAGGCGGCCCGGGCGGCCGGCCTCTTCGTCAGCCTGGCCAGTCTGCGGTCCGATGAGGACGCCGTGCTTTCCGGCGCACTGGACCACTTCCTCGACCAGGCTGTCGAAGGCATCATCGTCATCGCGCCGGTCCCCGGGGTGGCTCAAGCGGCCGCCGCGCTGGCGTCGCGGCTGCCGATCGTGCTGGTCGCCGACAGCGACCAGCCGGACCTGCACCCGGTCACGGTGGACCAGGCGTACGGGGCCCGACTGGCCACCGACCATCTGCTGTCGTTGGGACACCGCGAGGTGGTGCACGTCTCGGGGCTGCCCAGCTGGTTCGACGCCGCAGCCCGCGTCCGCGGTTGGGCACAGGCGCTGGCCGACACCGGATGTGCCGTGCCGGAGCCGCTGGTGGGCGACTGGACCGCTGAGTCGGGTGCGGCGATCGGCGCGGAGCTGGCCAGGACCGACCCGCCTACCGCCATCTTCGCCGCCAATGACCTGATGGCTCTCGGACTGATCCGGGCTCTGACTGACGCCGGGCTGAGGGTGCCGGAGGACGTCTCGGTCGTCGGCTTCGATGACAGCTATGGCTCGGGCTTCTTCCGTCCGGCCTTGACCACGGTGCGCCAGGACTTCGTCGAGCTGGGCCGACGCTGCGTCGAGCGGATGCTCGGACTGCTGGGCGGCGACGCCGACGACGGCCGAACCGTCGTCCGCCCCGACCTGGTGCTGCGCGAAAGCACAGCAGCACCGCGAGCGGCAAGACGCCCTTGA
- the mca gene encoding mycothiol conjugate amidase Mca, translating into MDQAPLRVDQSGEALRLLHVHAHPDDESSKGAATTARYVAEGVRVVVATCTGGERGSILNPAMDRPDILANIADIRRREMDRAREILGIEQVWLGFVDSGLPEGDPLPPLPDGCFAQVELSEAVAPLVQVIRELRPHVVTTYDENGGYPHPDHIRCHQITVAAFDAAADPKAYPELGEPWQPLKLYYQFTFHRDRIAALDAAMRERGLESPYAERLADWEPDPSHAARLTTRVECADYFSVRDQALLAHATQVDPEGSWFAVPLEVHKQAWPTEDFQLVRSLVPTDVPEDDLFAGIAVPAAESSASRVQV; encoded by the coding sequence ATGGATCAAGCTCCCCTGCGCGTGGACCAGTCGGGCGAAGCCCTGCGCCTGCTGCATGTTCACGCACACCCGGACGACGAGTCAAGCAAGGGTGCGGCGACGACCGCCCGCTATGTGGCGGAGGGCGTCCGCGTGGTGGTCGCGACGTGCACCGGCGGTGAGCGCGGATCCATTCTCAACCCGGCGATGGACCGGCCGGACATCCTGGCGAACATCGCCGACATCCGCCGACGCGAGATGGACCGAGCCCGCGAGATTCTCGGTATCGAGCAGGTCTGGCTGGGATTCGTCGACTCTGGACTGCCCGAGGGTGACCCGCTTCCGCCATTGCCCGACGGCTGCTTCGCCCAGGTCGAGTTGTCGGAGGCTGTGGCGCCGCTGGTGCAGGTGATCCGTGAGCTTCGCCCGCACGTCGTCACCACGTACGACGAGAACGGCGGCTACCCCCACCCGGATCACATCCGCTGCCACCAGATCACCGTCGCCGCCTTCGACGCCGCCGCGGACCCGAAGGCCTACCCGGAGCTGGGCGAGCCGTGGCAGCCGCTCAAGCTCTACTACCAGTTCACCTTCCATCGGGACCGGATCGCGGCCCTGGACGCGGCGATGCGCGAGCGCGGTCTGGAGTCGCCCTACGCTGAACGGCTGGCAGATTGGGAGCCGGATCCGAGCCACGCGGCACGATTGACCACCCGGGTTGAATGCGCCGACTACTTTAGCGTGCGCGACCAGGCCCTGCTGGCGCACGCCACTCAGGTCGACCCGGAGGGCTCCTGGTTCGCTGTTCCGCTCGAGGTGCACAAGCAGGCGTGGCCCACCGAGGACTTCCAGCTGGTCCGCAGCCTGGTGCCGACGGACGTTCCCGAGGACGACCTGTTCGCCGGAATCGCGGTGCCCGCGGCCGAGTCGAGCGCGAGTAGAGTGCAGGTATGA
- a CDS encoding DUF4307 domain-containing protein, which translates to MTEAAERLRRRYPRSRLPRPLLIVMVGLLAAVALGWLLWAATVQSHPAVAGRVSAFTVQSDTSIRVTVTVDRRDPSVPVVCVVQAQATDFEPVAEKKIEVGPRPERLVDVTIELRTLRRATSASLKSCTVR; encoded by the coding sequence ATGACCGAAGCCGCCGAACGACTGCGCCGGCGCTATCCACGTTCGCGGCTGCCCCGACCGCTGCTGATCGTCATGGTGGGTCTGCTGGCCGCGGTGGCACTCGGCTGGCTGCTGTGGGCGGCCACCGTGCAGTCGCATCCCGCTGTCGCCGGCCGGGTGTCCGCCTTCACGGTCCAGTCAGACACGTCGATCAGGGTCACCGTGACCGTGGATCGACGCGACCCCTCCGTGCCCGTCGTCTGCGTGGTCCAGGCCCAGGCCACGGATTTCGAGCCGGTCGCGGAGAAGAAGATCGAGGTGGGGCCCCGACCGGAGCGGCTGGTGGACGTGACGATCGAGCTCAGGACCCTCCGCCGCGCCACCTCGGCCTCCCTCAAGTCGTGTACGGTCAGATGA
- the greA gene encoding transcription elongation factor GreA — protein sequence MSENTQKATIWLTQEAFDKLKHELEHLAGPGRAEVTQRIAAARDEGDLKENGGYHAAREEQGQQEARIRQLEDMLRRAEVGEAPANTDEVAPGTQVTIAFDGDESDTDTFLLGSRELLGLDDAVDDTNVYSPQSPLGVAILGKSTGDSVTYEAPNGKPINVTIVKVEPFKG from the coding sequence ATGTCTGAAAACACTCAAAAGGCCACCATCTGGCTGACCCAAGAGGCGTTCGACAAGCTGAAGCATGAACTCGAGCACCTTGCTGGGCCTGGCCGCGCCGAAGTCACACAGCGGATCGCCGCCGCCCGCGACGAGGGCGATCTGAAGGAGAACGGCGGCTACCACGCCGCTCGTGAGGAACAGGGGCAGCAGGAAGCCCGGATCCGCCAGCTCGAGGACATGCTGCGTCGCGCCGAGGTGGGTGAGGCCCCAGCCAACACCGACGAGGTCGCACCTGGCACCCAGGTGACCATCGCCTTCGACGGCGACGAGTCCGACACCGACACCTTCCTGCTCGGCTCACGGGAGCTGCTCGGCCTGGACGATGCGGTCGACGACACCAACGTCTACAGCCCGCAGTCCCCGCTCGGCGTCGCGATCCTGGGCAAGAGCACCGGCGACAGCGTCACGTACGAGGCACCGAACGGGAAGCCGATCAACGTCACCATCGTCAAGGTGGAACCCTTCAAGGGCTGA
- a CDS encoding DUF2089 family protein, with the protein MSDRATPRPRMAPDHHAPSECPVCGDHLAVTRLGCGSCGTEVGGIFASCEFCALDAKDLDTLRVFLASRGNMRELERHLGVSYPTARLRFAQLLERLGLSGEPDQPAGMTREQILSEVAAGALTPVEATRLLQQLS; encoded by the coding sequence ATGAGCGACCGGGCAACTCCCAGACCGAGGATGGCCCCCGACCACCACGCACCGAGCGAGTGCCCGGTGTGCGGCGACCATCTCGCGGTGACACGGCTGGGTTGCGGGTCCTGTGGCACGGAGGTCGGCGGCATCTTCGCCTCGTGCGAGTTCTGTGCCCTGGACGCGAAGGACCTCGACACGCTCCGGGTGTTCCTGGCGTCACGTGGCAATATGCGTGAGCTGGAACGTCATCTCGGCGTCTCCTATCCGACGGCCCGGTTGCGGTTCGCGCAGCTGCTCGAACGGCTCGGGCTGTCCGGGGAGCCCGACCAGCCGGCTGGGATGACCCGGGAGCAGATCTTGTCCGAGGTGGCCGCCGGGGCCCTGACCCCCGTCGAGGCGACCCGGCTGCTCCAGCAGCTCAGCTGA
- a CDS encoding IlvD/Edd family dehydratase codes for MDPTTDGTGAAPLRSQQWFGDTGRNGFIHRSWMRNQGFADDVFDGRPVVGIASTWSELTPCNAHLQEVAAAVKRGVWEAGGFPLEFPAMSLGEPLMRPTTMLYRNLLAMELEELLRANPLDGVVLLAGCDKTTPGTLMAAASVDLPTLMITGGPMLNGKFQGRDIGSGTDVWRFSEERRAGRMSATDYSMAESCMSRSRGHCMTMGTASTMACVTEALGVQLPGTAAIPAVDSRRYAAAQVGGRRIVAMINEDQRLSTVLTREAFVNAIRVNAAIGGSTNAVVHLLAIAGRIGVELSLADFDTLTSEIPLLVDLMPSGRFLMEDFAYAGGVPVVMKELSDHLNLDHVTVSGRSVRDNIADAQCWNREVIGTVEEPIQPAGSGTVVLFGSLAPRGAVLKVSAASPELLSHVGTALVFDTIEEYVVASEDPDLDVTADTVLVVRNAGPKGYPGFPEVGNVPIPKRLLEQGVLDMVRISDARMSGTGYGTCVLHVAPEAAVGGPLGLIRTGDLVRLDVPNRRLDLLVDEPEVAARRAAWVPPGRSTDRGWARLYVEHVQQADQGVDLDFLTGSSGSTIPRHSH; via the coding sequence ATGGATCCGACAACCGACGGAACCGGCGCCGCACCGCTGCGCAGCCAGCAGTGGTTCGGCGACACCGGCCGCAACGGCTTCATCCACCGGTCCTGGATGCGCAATCAGGGCTTCGCCGACGACGTGTTCGACGGGCGCCCGGTGGTCGGGATCGCCAGCACCTGGTCGGAGCTCACCCCGTGCAACGCCCATCTGCAGGAGGTGGCGGCAGCGGTCAAGCGTGGGGTCTGGGAGGCCGGTGGGTTCCCGCTGGAGTTCCCCGCCATGAGCCTGGGGGAGCCGCTGATGCGGCCCACCACGATGCTCTACCGCAACCTGTTGGCGATGGAGCTGGAGGAGCTGCTGCGCGCCAACCCGCTGGACGGCGTGGTGCTGCTGGCCGGTTGCGACAAGACCACGCCTGGCACCCTGATGGCTGCAGCGAGCGTCGACCTGCCAACCCTGATGATCACCGGCGGTCCGATGCTGAACGGGAAGTTCCAGGGCCGTGACATCGGTTCGGGCACCGACGTCTGGAGATTCAGCGAAGAGCGTCGGGCAGGCCGGATGTCGGCGACCGACTACTCGATGGCCGAATCGTGCATGTCCCGCAGTCGGGGTCACTGCATGACGATGGGCACCGCCTCGACGATGGCCTGTGTGACCGAGGCTCTGGGGGTGCAGCTCCCCGGCACGGCCGCGATCCCGGCCGTGGACTCGCGACGCTACGCCGCCGCCCAGGTCGGCGGTCGCCGGATCGTCGCGATGATCAACGAGGATCAACGGCTGTCCACCGTCCTCACCCGGGAGGCCTTCGTCAACGCGATCCGGGTCAACGCCGCCATCGGCGGCTCGACGAATGCGGTCGTGCACCTGCTGGCGATCGCGGGCCGGATCGGGGTCGAGCTCTCGCTGGCCGACTTCGACACCTTGACCTCGGAGATCCCGCTGCTGGTCGACCTGATGCCGTCCGGTCGGTTCCTGATGGAGGACTTCGCGTACGCGGGTGGCGTACCGGTGGTGATGAAGGAATTGAGCGACCACCTCAACTTGGACCACGTCACCGTGAGCGGGCGATCGGTGCGTGACAACATCGCCGACGCCCAGTGTTGGAACCGCGAGGTGATCGGTACCGTCGAGGAGCCCATTCAGCCGGCCGGATCCGGCACTGTGGTGCTGTTCGGGTCGCTGGCTCCGCGAGGTGCCGTGCTGAAGGTCTCGGCCGCCTCACCTGAGCTGCTGAGCCATGTCGGGACGGCGCTGGTGTTCGACACCATCGAGGAGTACGTCGTCGCCTCCGAGGACCCTGATCTCGACGTCACGGCCGACACCGTGCTGGTGGTCCGCAACGCGGGGCCGAAGGGCTATCCCGGCTTCCCGGAGGTGGGCAATGTGCCCATCCCGAAGCGGCTGCTGGAACAGGGAGTGCTGGACATGGTGCGGATCTCCGACGCCAGGATGAGCGGCACCGGGTACGGGACCTGCGTCCTGCATGTCGCCCCGGAGGCTGCCGTCGGCGGCCCGCTGGGGTTGATCCGGACCGGCGACCTGGTTCGGTTGGACGTGCCGAACCGCCGACTGGACCTGCTGGTCGACGAGCCGGAGGTGGCGGCGCGACGGGCGGCGTGGGTCCCGCCGGGTCGGTCAACCGACAGGGGCTGGGCCCGGCTCTACGTCGAGCACGTGCAGCAGGCCGACCAGGGGGTCGACCTCGACTTCCTCACTGGGAGCAGCGGCAGCACGATCCCGCGCCATTCGCACTGA
- a CDS encoding amidohydrolase family protein — MRIDAHHHIWDLTVRPQDWMTPDVAAVIGRSFSIADWTEAATASGVDRSIIVQTVTDPAETPEMLEIAAAHEQVAGVVGWLRFDDTVEAQIDGVRSGAGADKWVGVRDLAEYVTDPRWLASDTAIGCIGTVGAAGLTVDLLTRPHQLPAAVEAVRANPDVHFVVDHLSKPDIAGGRLAEWQQLINQLAPYENVACKVSGLVTEARAGWQPADLAPYVDTVLESFGPGRLMFGSDWPVCLLATDYAGVVAAAEALTGQLSQPETDQFWSGTATRWYRLDGDV; from the coding sequence ATGAGGATTGACGCACACCATCACATCTGGGACCTGACGGTTCGACCGCAGGACTGGATGACCCCCGACGTGGCGGCGGTGATCGGACGCAGCTTCTCGATCGCCGACTGGACGGAGGCCGCGACCGCCAGCGGGGTGGACCGGTCGATCATCGTGCAGACCGTCACCGACCCCGCGGAGACGCCGGAGATGCTCGAGATCGCCGCCGCTCACGAGCAGGTGGCAGGCGTGGTGGGTTGGCTGCGGTTCGACGACACGGTGGAGGCCCAGATCGACGGGGTCCGATCCGGGGCTGGCGCCGACAAGTGGGTCGGTGTTCGTGATCTTGCCGAATACGTGACCGACCCGCGCTGGCTGGCCAGTGACACCGCGATCGGCTGCATCGGCACGGTGGGCGCCGCGGGGCTCACGGTGGATTTGCTCACCCGGCCCCATCAGCTGCCGGCAGCCGTCGAGGCGGTCCGGGCCAACCCGGACGTGCACTTTGTCGTCGACCATCTCTCCAAGCCGGACATCGCCGGCGGCCGGCTGGCCGAGTGGCAGCAGTTGATCAACCAGCTGGCACCGTACGAGAACGTGGCCTGCAAGGTGTCCGGTCTGGTGACCGAGGCCCGAGCAGGCTGGCAGCCTGCCGACCTCGCCCCATACGTGGACACGGTGCTCGAGTCGTTCGGACCCGGACGGCTGATGTTCGGCAGCGACTGGCCGGTCTGCCTGCTCGCCACGGACTACGCCGGAGTGGTGGCGGCCGCCGAGGCGCTCACCGGGCAGCTGAGCCAGCCAGAGACGGACCAGTTCTGGTCCGGCACCGCAACCCGGTGGTACCGGCTGGACGGAGATGTCTGA
- a CDS encoding alpha-hydroxy acid oxidase, with translation MLDSLIMTAGPDEFKMITVTVDGGLLRQSPAARGRRPSRLPEGRVEDAAVTTRRLPRWNELSPLLRLRRPDLNPTGRRLDRALCIEDLRAIARRRTPRAVFDYVDGGADGEVSLRRARDLFASLELQPGVLHDVSAPDLRTPVLGRTNSLPFAFAPTGFTRMMQHEGEVAVARVAARNGIGYALSTMGTSTIETVAAAAPEGRLWFQLYVWKDRAASVDLLARARQAGYQAVVLTVDSAVTGLRRRDLRNGFAMPPALTARTVLDGALHPHWWVNLLTTEPLQFASLRRWDRPLAELGNLLFDPSVTLDDLAWLRSAWDGPLVVKGIQTVRDAQRVLSVGADAVVLSNHGGRQLDLAPTPLRLLPEVRDAVGDGPEIWVDTGILTGSDIVAAHALGANLALVGRAYLYGLMAGGERGVERAVQILRAEVTRTMQLMGVSRISDLTPDHVRLP, from the coding sequence GTGCTGGACTCCCTGATCATGACGGCAGGTCCCGATGAGTTCAAGATGATCACGGTGACCGTGGACGGTGGCCTCCTCCGGCAGTCGCCCGCGGCTCGGGGCAGACGCCCCTCACGGCTGCCGGAAGGCAGGGTGGAGGATGCTGCAGTGACCACCCGCCGACTCCCCCGCTGGAACGAGCTGTCACCCCTGCTGCGACTCCGGCGACCGGACCTCAACCCGACCGGGCGACGGCTCGACCGGGCCCTCTGCATTGAGGACCTGCGCGCCATCGCCCGCCGACGGACACCCCGGGCGGTCTTCGACTACGTCGACGGCGGAGCCGATGGCGAGGTCAGCCTTCGCCGCGCGCGCGACCTGTTCGCCTCGCTGGAGCTGCAGCCCGGGGTGCTGCACGACGTCTCGGCCCCGGATCTCCGCACCCCCGTGCTGGGCCGGACGAACAGCCTGCCGTTCGCGTTCGCCCCGACCGGCTTCACCCGGATGATGCAGCATGAGGGCGAGGTGGCGGTCGCGCGCGTCGCCGCCCGCAACGGTATCGGCTACGCCCTCTCGACCATGGGCACCAGCACCATCGAGACGGTCGCCGCCGCCGCGCCCGAGGGACGGCTCTGGTTCCAGCTGTACGTCTGGAAGGATCGGGCCGCCAGCGTGGATCTGCTGGCCCGGGCTCGGCAGGCCGGCTACCAGGCGGTGGTGCTGACCGTGGACAGCGCCGTCACCGGGCTGCGTCGACGCGACCTGCGCAACGGCTTCGCGATGCCACCGGCACTGACCGCCCGGACGGTGCTGGACGGCGCCCTGCACCCGCACTGGTGGGTGAACCTGCTGACCACCGAGCCGCTGCAGTTCGCCTCGCTGCGGCGGTGGGACCGTCCACTGGCCGAACTCGGCAACCTGCTCTTCGACCCGAGTGTCACCCTCGACGACCTGGCCTGGCTGCGGTCTGCCTGGGACGGCCCGCTCGTCGTCAAGGGGATCCAGACGGTCCGGGACGCCCAGCGGGTGCTGTCGGTCGGCGCCGACGCGGTCGTACTCTCCAACCACGGCGGCCGGCAGCTGGACCTGGCTCCGACGCCGCTGCGGCTGTTGCCCGAGGTGCGCGACGCCGTCGGCGACGGGCCAGAGATCTGGGTCGACACCGGCATCCTGACCGGCTCCGACATCGTGGCAGCACACGCCCTCGGCGCGAACCTGGCCTTGGTGGGCCGGGCCTACCTCTATGGGCTGATGGCCGGCGGCGAGCGCGGCGTCGAGCGCGCCGTGCAGATCCTGCGCGCCGAGGTCACCCGCACCATGCAGCTGATGGGTGTCTCCCGGATCAGCGACCTGACCCCGGACCACGTCCGGCTCCCCTAG
- a CDS encoding MarR family winged helix-turn-helix transcriptional regulator — translation MHVLSSLDDNSTQSVEESVLAALMAIGRLMRQRTASDIDPGTFWLLHTLRCNGALRVTELAAKMSLDSSTVSRHVQQLDRSGLVERKADPDDGRAQLVDVSARGHELLNEGFAQRKAALIQHFVSWDREDVEALERLLNKFVNDIDSTIAELEQK, via the coding sequence ATGCACGTACTTTCCTCGCTGGACGACAACTCGACACAGTCTGTCGAGGAGTCGGTGCTGGCCGCACTGATGGCGATCGGTCGCCTGATGCGGCAGCGTACGGCCAGCGACATCGACCCCGGCACCTTCTGGCTGCTGCACACGCTGCGCTGCAACGGCGCGCTGCGGGTGACCGAACTGGCGGCGAAGATGAGCCTGGATTCCTCCACCGTCTCCCGGCACGTGCAGCAGCTGGACCGTTCCGGCCTGGTGGAGCGGAAGGCCGACCCGGATGACGGTCGCGCCCAGCTGGTCGACGTGAGCGCCCGCGGGCACGAACTGCTGAACGAGGGCTTCGCCCAGCGCAAGGCCGCCCTGATCCAGCATTTCGTGAGCTGGGACCGCGAGGACGTCGAGGCCCTCGAGCGCCTGCTGAACAAGTTCGTCAACGACATCGACAGCACCATCGCAGAACTGGAGCAGAAGTGA
- a CDS encoding MDR family MFS transporter, with protein MNKKPEPRRALISEADPAVAAGPTPSGDYLSHRQIMVVLGGLMAGMFLAALDQSIVGVALPKITSDLGGLDKLSWVVTAYLLTSTAATPLWGKISDLLGRRPIFQAAIVVFLIGSVICGLAPNIEVMIIGRAIQGLGGGGLMSLALAVIGDIIPPRERGKYQGLFGAVFGVSSVAGPLLGGLFTDHLGWEWIFFINLPIGIAALVITSFALKLHHVKRDTSVDYLGAATVVASVTSLILYVSWAGPDVGWLSGTGIGLLVATVLFGAAFVLVELRAKEPIIPMGLFRNWIFTSNVTFAMIMGIGMFGGLIYLPIYLQAVQGMSATRSGLAMLPMVIGMFTTSIGGGQLMSRTGRYKWMPILGAIVVGGALFAFSHLTVDTSYPLVALNMFAFGFGLGLTMQVVVTAVQNSVDRRHMGTATASVTFFRTMGGAIGTALFGAILNTRLTHHLSQIVPAAAKGQMGQATTSIQDVTAIRALPEPVKTWVLTAFTDALDDVFMVAVPFMAVALLIAVFMKEKPLGMRKEVTEETTTGAAEEPDLVPMAH; from the coding sequence GTGAACAAGAAACCTGAGCCGCGCCGCGCGCTCATCTCGGAAGCGGATCCGGCTGTCGCCGCTGGTCCGACTCCGAGCGGGGACTACCTGAGCCACCGCCAGATCATGGTCGTGCTGGGCGGTCTGATGGCCGGCATGTTCCTGGCCGCACTCGACCAGAGCATCGTCGGTGTCGCCCTGCCGAAGATCACCTCCGATCTCGGCGGCCTCGACAAGCTCTCCTGGGTGGTCACCGCCTACCTGCTGACGTCGACAGCAGCCACCCCTTTGTGGGGCAAGATTTCCGACCTTCTCGGCCGTCGGCCGATCTTCCAGGCGGCGATCGTGGTGTTCCTGATCGGATCGGTGATCTGTGGCCTGGCGCCCAACATCGAGGTCATGATCATCGGCCGGGCCATCCAGGGCCTCGGTGGTGGCGGCCTGATGTCGCTGGCGCTGGCCGTCATCGGCGACATCATCCCGCCTCGCGAGCGGGGCAAGTACCAGGGCCTGTTCGGCGCCGTCTTCGGCGTCTCGTCGGTCGCCGGCCCGCTGCTCGGCGGCCTCTTCACCGACCACCTCGGCTGGGAGTGGATCTTCTTCATCAACCTGCCGATCGGTATCGCGGCTCTGGTCATCACCTCGTTTGCGCTGAAGCTGCACCATGTGAAGCGCGACACCTCGGTCGACTACCTCGGCGCAGCCACGGTGGTCGCCTCGGTGACCAGCCTGATCCTGTACGTGAGCTGGGCCGGCCCCGACGTGGGCTGGCTGTCCGGCACCGGTATCGGCCTGCTGGTGGCAACGGTCCTCTTCGGCGCCGCCTTCGTGCTGGTCGAGCTGCGGGCCAAGGAGCCCATCATCCCGATGGGGCTGTTCCGGAACTGGATCTTCACCTCCAACGTCACCTTCGCCATGATCATGGGCATCGGGATGTTCGGCGGCCTGATCTACCTGCCGATCTACCTGCAGGCGGTTCAGGGGATGTCGGCCACCCGATCCGGGCTGGCGATGCTGCCGATGGTGATCGGCATGTTCACCACCTCCATCGGTGGCGGCCAGCTGATGAGCCGTACCGGCCGCTACAAATGGATGCCGATCCTGGGGGCGATCGTCGTCGGTGGCGCCCTGTTCGCCTTCTCGCACCTCACCGTGGACACCTCGTACCCGTTGGTGGCGTTGAACATGTTCGCGTTCGGCTTCGGTCTGGGCCTGACCATGCAGGTGGTCGTGACGGCTGTGCAGAACTCGGTGGACCGCAGGCACATGGGCACCGCAACCGCCTCGGTCACCTTCTTCCGGACCATGGGCGGTGCCATCGGGACGGCCCTGTTCGGGGCGATCCTGAACACCCGCCTCACTCATCACCTGTCCCAGATCGTCCCCGCGGCCGCGAAGGGGCAGATGGGCCAGGCCACCACCTCGATCCAGGACGTCACCGCCATCCGCGCGCTGCCGGAGCCGGTCAAGACCTGGGTGCTGACCGCCTTCACCGACGCCCTGGACGACGTCTTCATGGTGGCCGTGCCCTTCATGGCCGTAGCGTTGCTGATCGCCGTGTTCATGAAGGAGAAGCCGCTGGGCATGCGCAAGGAGGTCACAGAGGAGACGACCACCGGCGCCGCTGAGGAACCAGATCTCGTGCCCATGGCACATTAG
- a CDS encoding L,D-transpeptidase, protein MQSEHMTRTGRWQRTGLAVTALALAAALAGCGSVPTSQGTETDGGGRTSSSTSAPAQSEQPTPSPTPDPVVFTSNVEDHATDVKVDTTVAVKASGGTVSSVKLAYSGKDADGNAKTMAVPGHLNKAHTAWSASTGLDPATRYRLVMTGTSDQGVKTTTRSSFTTQQLSLDQQTFPTLYPLSGQKVGVGMPVIITFDVAVKDKAEFEKHLSVTTSPRQQGTWHWVSDTEVHFRPKHFWKPGTKVTVDANLNGVNAGGGIYGQHSRSTSFTIGRSVVTKIDLKRDKAKVYINGKLSRTIKVSGGKPGFTTRSGTKLIMAKLRTTKMASETIGIADKNSPNYYSLDVEYAMRITSSGEFLHAAPWNMAVFGRTNASHGCVGMSTADARWLFNTVSIGDPTITTGTSRGLEQGNGWSDWDVSYAKYKQGSAL, encoded by the coding sequence ATGCAGAGTGAGCACATGACCCGGACCGGCCGGTGGCAACGCACCGGACTGGCAGTGACGGCCCTCGCCCTCGCGGCGGCCCTGGCCGGCTGCGGCTCGGTACCCACCAGCCAGGGAACCGAGACTGATGGTGGCGGCCGGACCTCGTCCTCGACCTCCGCCCCGGCGCAGAGCGAGCAGCCGACCCCCTCCCCGACCCCGGACCCGGTCGTGTTCACCAGCAATGTCGAAGACCACGCCACCGATGTCAAGGTGGACACCACGGTCGCGGTCAAGGCCTCCGGCGGCACCGTCTCGTCGGTGAAGCTGGCCTACTCCGGCAAGGACGCGGACGGGAACGCCAAGACCATGGCGGTGCCCGGGCACCTCAACAAGGCCCACACCGCCTGGTCGGCCTCCACCGGCCTGGACCCTGCCACCAGGTACCGGCTGGTGATGACCGGAACGAGCGATCAGGGAGTGAAGACCACCACCAGGTCGTCGTTCACCACCCAACAGCTGAGCCTGGACCAGCAGACCTTCCCGACGCTGTACCCGCTGTCGGGACAGAAGGTTGGTGTTGGGATGCCGGTGATCATCACCTTCGACGTCGCAGTCAAGGACAAGGCGGAATTTGAGAAGCACCTGTCGGTGACCACGTCTCCTCGCCAGCAGGGCACCTGGCACTGGGTCAGTGACACCGAGGTCCACTTCCGGCCGAAGCACTTCTGGAAGCCCGGGACGAAGGTCACCGTCGACGCCAACCTCAACGGCGTGAACGCCGGCGGTGGCATCTACGGTCAGCACTCCCGCAGCACCTCGTTCACCATCGGCCGCTCGGTGGTGACCAAGATCGATCTCAAGCGCGACAAGGCGAAGGTCTACATCAACGGCAAGCTGAGCCGGACCATCAAGGTCAGCGGCGGCAAGCCCGGGTTCACCACCCGCAGCGGCACCAAGTTGATCATGGCCAAGCTGAGGACGACGAAGATGGCCTCGGAGACCATCGGCATCGCTGACAAGAACTCGCCCAACTACTACTCACTGGACGTCGAGTACGCCATGCGGATCACCTCCTCCGGGGAGTTCCTGCACGCCGCCCCGTGGAACATGGCCGTCTTCGGCCGGACCAACGCCAGTCACGGCTGCGTCGGGATGAGCACCGCGGACGCGCGCTGGCTGTTCAACACCGTCAGCATCGGCGACCCGACCATCACCACCGGAACCAGCCGGGGTCTGGAGCAGGGCAACGGCTGGAGCGACTGGGACGTCTCGTACGCCAAGTACAAGCAGGGCTCAGCCCTCTGA